CGCCTATCAGCCGGAATGGGTAGATCCCATTAGCATTCGCTATAAAGGACACGACATTTGGGAGATTCCCCCCAACGGCAGCGGTATGATCGTGCTCCAAGCACTTGGTATGTTGGAACGTCTAGAAGCCTGCCCAGGTAACACCTTAGAAACTCTTCACCGCCGCATCGAAGCTACGAAACTGGCCTACATGGATGGTTTCAAACACATTACTGAGCGTGCTGACATGGCTCCTAGCATCGAGCAGATGCTAGATGATGGCTACTTAAAAGCGCGCGCCGCACTGATTGGCGAGCAGGCCGTTGATCCTGTCCATGGCAACCCCTTACAAGGCGGCACCGTGTATCTTGCGACCGCCGACAGCGACGGCAATATGGTGTCGTTTATCCAGAGTAATTTTAAAGGGTTTGGCTCTGGCATGGTGGTGCCAGGCACCGGCATTAGCCTACAAAACCGCGGCTGGTCGTTCTCCCTAGACCCAAAACATGCCAATGCATTAGCCCCCGGCAAACGCACCTATCACACCATTATTCCTGGGTTTATTACCAAAGATAACCAAGCAGTGGGGCCATTTGGCGTCATGGGCGGCTATATGCAGCCTCAAGGACAGCTGCAGGTAGTGACGGCCATGCTGGAAGATCACTTAAACCCGCAAGCCGCATTAGATATGCCCCGCTGGAAATGGACCAAAGGCACAACGGTTGAGGTTGAAGCCGATTTCCCCAACCATCTTGCCTTGGCGTTGGCGAGTCGCGGACATCACATTGTAAAAGTGGCTGATTCAATTAGCTTTGGCCGCGGTCAAATTATCCTGCGTGACCCTGACAGCGGTGTTCTGCAAGGGGGGACCGAACCACGCACTGATGGTGCGGTATTACCTCTTTAAACGTTCTGCTACCTGCCCTTAGCTCCACGTTGCAGCACCGACTTGGTTCACTTACTGCTGGGCAATTAACGCACTGCCCAGCAGTAGGCTAGCTATCAACGCCAAAGCATCGCATCATGGCAACCACTTTTATCGGTTATGTTGCTAATCAATGACGCCACCCCCTTCTGTACCCGCTCACTCCCCTTTCAGCGGATTTTTTAGCGTGTTCCGTTATAGCCGACGCGCGCTTGCGTTGGTGTGGGAAACTTCCCGCTGGATGATGCTTGGTTTAGCGTTATGTACCTTAGTCGCTGGGGTTTTGCCTGCCGTGGCCGCCTGGGTTGGTCAGTTGATTGTTGATGGCGTCGTGGCGGCAATGGACAGCTATCAGGCAGCGAATTCACCTAATCTGTGGGAAACGCTAACCCCGGTATTAGGTTTGGTGGCCCTGGAAGGGTTGATTATTGCGTTTATCGCCCTGGCTCAACGTGGGCTGGCTGCTCAGCAATCACTATTACGTGCGTTGCTAGGCCAGAAAGTCAACGTGATGATTTTAGAGAAGGCGGGCACCTTATCACTCAGCCAATTTGAAGACTCCGAACTGTACGACAAGCTCACTCGCGCCCGCCGCGAAGCATCCACCCGTCCGCTCGCCCTCGTCAATAAAACCTTTGGACTGCTACAGAACGCTATTTCGTTGGTCAGTTTCGGATTTCTCCTGGTGCAGTTTTCACCGTGGGCGCTATTGATCTTGGTAGTTGGAGCGTTACCGGTGTTTCTCTCAGAAGCGAAGTTTTCCGGCGATGCCTTTCGGCTATTTCGCTGGCGTTCACCGCAAACCCGTATGCAGATGTACCTGGAAACGGTATTGGCAAGGGAAGACAGTATTAAAGAAGTAAAGCTTTTCGGTTTAGAAGGCCTTTTTCTGCAGCGCTACCGAGATATTTTTACCCAGCTATTTGCCGAAGACCGACGGTTAACCCTGCGCAGAGAAAGCTGGGGATTTATCCTTGGCTTACTGGGCACGCTCACGTTTTATGCTGCTTATGGCTGGGTGGTGGTCGAAACGGTCGCTGGAGCACTCACCCTGGGTCAAATGACCATGTACTTAATGGTGTTTAAGCAAGGCCAAGGAGCGTTATCGGCAAGCCTGACAGCGGTCAGCGGTATGTACGAAGATAACCTTTACTTATCAAACCTCTACGAATACCTTGAGCAGCCAACGGACGCCGAAGAAGGCGATCTTTCCCAGGGCATAACGCCAGGAGATGGGCTGCGCTTTGAGCACGTCAGCTTCGCCTACCCAGGTGGCAGCGAAGTATTACACGATATTTCTTTGCATTTACCCCCTGGCAAAAGTATTGCACTCGTTGGCGAAAACGGCTCAGGTAAAACGACGCTAATTAAGCTATTAACGCGACTTTACCGTCCCACCAATGGGCGAATTCTGCTAGATGGCAGCGACCTTAATCACTGGAATACCCAGGCATTACGGGAACGGGTGGGCGTTATTTTCCAGGACTTTGTGCGCTATCAGCTTTCAGTAGGTGAAAACTTAGGTGTGGGTGATACGCATGCCTTTGGCGATGAGAAACGCTGGCAGCAAGCTGCTCACGATGGCATGGCGGATAGCTTTATCGACCGCATGCCACATGGCTACCAAACCCAGCTGGGACGCTGGTTTAAAAATGGCCAAGAGCTCTCCGGCGGCCAGTGGCAGAAAGTCGCGCTTTCGCGTGCTTATATGCGACACAATGCCGATATTTTGGTGCTAGATGAACCTACTGCAGCCATGGATGCCGCAGCAGAAGCAGAAGTATTCGCCCGCTTCCGCGAGCACAGCCGCGATAAAATGACGATTTTGATCTCTCACCGTTTTTCGACGGTGCGCAGCGCCGACCAGATCATTGTGATTGACCAGGGGAGAATTATTGAGCGCGGCACCCATGAAGAACTGCTAACAGTCAACGGAAGGTATGCTTCGTTATTTCATTTGCAGGCAGAAGGTTATCAATAAAAAAGCCGACCCAATAGGTCGGCCAAGCTGATGAGAGTTGCTCGGTAAAAAGGCCGAGCAATAAGATGCCTGGGGAAGGCATCGCCAAAACGCCTGGTTAAGCGGCTTGGCGATGCCCTCGCTCTGAGGCTTTACCTTTGCGGGAGTAGCTGCCTTTACCTTTTTTCGGTGTTTGCTGCTGCATTTTGAACATGGGCGTTCGCAGCTGCGCTTTCAGTGCGTTATCGCGTATCTTGCCTTTTTTCACGGTGTACTCCTCAGTCTTTGAAAAAACAGTCTTTGAAAAAACAGACATTAACAAACGCTTATCTGGCAGCGCAGTAGTTTGTCCTGCCCCTACTGTTGCCGCCATTCCTATTTGTTTAGCCGCTTCTACGACCAAATGAGATTGATCAAGTTCCCAATGCTTTACGATGACGTTTGATCACCATTGGTGGCCAGCGTGCTCGCGGCAGGACTGTCTGCCACCATGCTCACCACGCTGCCCACCATAATCAGGCATGGCGAGGGTAACGGTTGAGCAGCGAGTCGCGCGGGCATGTCCGCTAACGTGCCCACCAATGATTGCTGTTCGGGCTGGCTAGCATTGGCCACCAACATAATGGGCCACGTATCCGGCAGTCCCGCTTGGCGTAGGCCGTGGCAGATAGCGTCTACTTTGGAAAGTCCCATATAGAACACCAGGGTTTCATCCTGACGGGCAAGGTTGGTCCAGTCCGGCGTGCCGCCCTCCCGGCACAGTTGCGCCGTAATAAAGCGCAGCTGCTGGGCATGGCCACGATCAGTTAGCGGAATACCCATCCCCGCAGCGGCTGCCGAGGCAGCGGTAATGCCTGGTACTATTTCGGCTGATATTGAGGCATTTGCTAATGCTCCCAGCTCTTCGCCCATGCGCCCAAACACGCCTGGGTCGCCACCTTTCAAACGCACAACCGACTTACCTGCCTGGGCAAGCGATACGATCAGCGCACCTATCTCATCTTGAGGCACGCTATGATGCCCGCTTGCTTTTCCCACGTAATAGCGTTCGGTGCCTGGCGGTATCAGCCCCAGCACATCGTCACCCACTAAGCGGTCATAGACTACCGCATCGGCTTGCATTAACAGACGCGCTGCTTTCAAGGTGAGCAGTTCCATATCTCCACTGCCTGCACCGACTAAATACACTGTCCCAGAACGGCATTCGCCGCTAAGCGGAAGGCTTAAGCGCGTGGCTGATTCGCGGCCAAAGGGCGCTAACACCCGCTGGCTGAGGCGCATAAAGGCCTCAAGCCATTTCTGGGTGAGTTGTTTGCTTAGCGCACGCATTTGGACGCTCCTCTTCAAGTAATGATTTTAATTCTGGAATACAG
This genomic window from Halomonas sp. TD01 contains:
- a CDS encoding gamma-glutamyltransferase family protein — encoded protein: MYNNALYYPNASRRMATFGKRGMVATSQPLAAQVGISILQQGGNAIDAAIATAAALTVVEPTSNGIGSDAFAIVWVNGKLHGLNASGPAPQAATIEAIKALGHDTIPNHGMLPVTVPGAPAAWAMLSERFGKLPFAQLLAPAIALAEEGFAVTPVIHQMWQEAFTTYSAYSEAAFKPWFDTFAPKGRAPRPDEMWSSPDHANSLNAIANTKAEAFYKGELADAIDAFSQKHGGLLRKEDLAAYQPEWVDPISIRYKGHDIWEIPPNGSGMIVLQALGMLERLEACPGNTLETLHRRIEATKLAYMDGFKHITERADMAPSIEQMLDDGYLKARAALIGEQAVDPVHGNPLQGGTVYLATADSDGNMVSFIQSNFKGFGSGMVVPGTGISLQNRGWSFSLDPKHANALAPGKRTYHTIIPGFITKDNQAVGPFGVMGGYMQPQGQLQVVTAMLEDHLNPQAALDMPRWKWTKGTTVEVEADFPNHLALALASRGHHIVKVADSISFGRGQIILRDPDSGVLQGGTEPRTDGAVLPL
- a CDS encoding ABC transporter ATP-binding protein, whose translation is MTPPPSVPAHSPFSGFFSVFRYSRRALALVWETSRWMMLGLALCTLVAGVLPAVAAWVGQLIVDGVVAAMDSYQAANSPNLWETLTPVLGLVALEGLIIAFIALAQRGLAAQQSLLRALLGQKVNVMILEKAGTLSLSQFEDSELYDKLTRARREASTRPLALVNKTFGLLQNAISLVSFGFLLVQFSPWALLILVVGALPVFLSEAKFSGDAFRLFRWRSPQTRMQMYLETVLAREDSIKEVKLFGLEGLFLQRYRDIFTQLFAEDRRLTLRRESWGFILGLLGTLTFYAAYGWVVVETVAGALTLGQMTMYLMVFKQGQGALSASLTAVSGMYEDNLYLSNLYEYLEQPTDAEEGDLSQGITPGDGLRFEHVSFAYPGGSEVLHDISLHLPPGKSIALVGENGSGKTTLIKLLTRLYRPTNGRILLDGSDLNHWNTQALRERVGVIFQDFVRYQLSVGENLGVGDTHAFGDEKRWQQAAHDGMADSFIDRMPHGYQTQLGRWFKNGQELSGGQWQKVALSRAYMRHNADILVLDEPTAAMDAAAEAEVFARFREHSRDKMTILISHRFSTVRSADQIIVIDQGRIIERGTHEELLTVNGRYASLFHLQAEGYQ
- the arfA gene encoding alternative ribosome rescue factor ArfA — its product is MKKGKIRDNALKAQLRTPMFKMQQQTPKKGKGSYSRKGKASERGHRQAA
- the cobA gene encoding uroporphyrinogen-III C-methyltransferase — translated: MRALSKQLTQKWLEAFMRLSQRVLAPFGRESATRLSLPLSGECRSGTVYLVGAGSGDMELLTLKAARLLMQADAVVYDRLVGDDVLGLIPPGTERYYVGKASGHHSVPQDEIGALIVSLAQAGKSVVRLKGGDPGVFGRMGEELGALANASISAEIVPGITAASAAAAGMGIPLTDRGHAQQLRFITAQLCREGGTPDWTNLARQDETLVFYMGLSKVDAICHGLRQAGLPDTWPIMLVANASQPEQQSLVGTLADMPARLAAQPLPSPCLIMVGSVVSMVADSPAASTLATNGDQTSS